The following coding sequences are from one Halorubrum sp. BOL3-1 window:
- a CDS encoding ABC transporter ATP-binding protein → MSRSDVTRDRDADGDALLEVRDLRTVFRTGKETIHAVDGVSFDIRAGETVGLVGESGSGKSVTARSILGLVDSPGAIEEGSIRFDGTDLVERGWEDARGDIAIVFQDPLNSINPVYTVGNQIREALRIHRDLTGAAARSRAIELLESVGIPDAARRVDEYPHQFSGGMQQRAMIAIALACDPDLLVCDEPTTALDVTIQAQILDLLDDLQRREDLAILFITHDMGVIEETADRVNVIYAGNVVERASTDALFADPQHPYTRALLESVPGRSSAAATLPTIDGEVPTPTEQATNCRFAPRCPAAGEVCSNAVPEHVARADGDGSVACFVHDLTEPSVTDVASVTDAKEGGDAKAGADATATAVTDAAAATDASDGATGPRSPEPDRSESFVEIDGLRKYYGDDGVLDRDPPVRAVDGVSFEIRRGEILGLVGESGCGKTTLGRTLAGLETATGGSVIANGRDVTELSGGGLREWQREVGVVFQDPEESLNDRMTVGQIVKEPLEAHDWGTPSEREDRVFELLDRVGLLEEHFYRYPHQFSGGQRQRVGIARALALSPEFLVLDEPVSALDVSVQARIINLLREIQETLDITMLFIAHDLSVVRHITDRVAVMYLGNLLEIGPTEAVFDAPANPYTLSLLSAIPGSTTPKPESLDRVTLRGSPPNPRYPPSGCPFSTRCPVNIRAAETADLSAEAWEAIEAFRAVLRERSRTQFSLARTVRRRLGIGGDDTIRTLATDLFGDIDLPDDVAATVDAAVERGASSPGAAADLLAEEFGSVCEDGEVDAHAVDGADHRSRCLRHEDEHADPSTELRRR, encoded by the coding sequence ATGAGTCGGTCGGACGTCACCCGCGACCGGGACGCCGACGGGGACGCGCTCTTAGAGGTACGCGACCTCCGGACCGTGTTCCGGACCGGTAAGGAGACGATACACGCCGTCGACGGGGTCTCGTTCGACATCCGAGCGGGCGAGACCGTCGGTCTGGTCGGCGAGTCCGGGTCCGGGAAGTCGGTCACCGCGCGCTCGATTCTCGGACTCGTCGACTCGCCGGGCGCGATCGAGGAGGGCTCGATCCGGTTCGACGGGACCGACCTCGTCGAGCGCGGGTGGGAGGACGCCCGCGGCGACATCGCGATCGTCTTTCAGGACCCATTAAACTCCATCAACCCGGTGTACACGGTCGGCAACCAGATCCGCGAGGCGCTCCGGATCCATCGGGACCTCACCGGGGCGGCGGCGCGGTCGCGGGCGATCGAGCTGCTCGAATCCGTGGGGATCCCCGACGCCGCGCGCCGCGTCGACGAGTATCCACACCAGTTCTCCGGCGGGATGCAACAACGGGCGATGATCGCGATCGCGTTGGCCTGTGACCCGGACCTCCTCGTCTGCGACGAACCGACGACCGCGCTCGACGTGACGATCCAGGCGCAGATACTCGACCTCCTCGACGACCTACAGCGCCGCGAGGACCTCGCGATCCTCTTTATCACCCACGACATGGGCGTGATCGAGGAGACGGCGGACCGCGTCAACGTGATCTACGCGGGCAACGTCGTCGAACGGGCCTCGACGGACGCGCTCTTCGCGGACCCGCAGCACCCGTACACCCGTGCGCTGTTGGAGAGCGTTCCCGGCCGCTCGTCGGCGGCGGCGACCCTTCCGACGATCGACGGCGAGGTGCCGACCCCGACGGAGCAGGCGACGAACTGCCGGTTCGCGCCCCGGTGCCCGGCGGCGGGCGAGGTCTGCTCGAACGCCGTCCCGGAGCACGTCGCGCGCGCCGACGGCGACGGCTCCGTGGCGTGTTTCGTTCACGACCTCACGGAGCCGAGCGTTACTGACGTGGCGTCAGTCACCGACGCGAAGGAGGGCGGAGACGCGAAAGCGGGTGCCGACGCGACCGCGACAGCCGTCACCGACGCGGCCGCCGCTACCGACGCGTCCGACGGTGCGACGGGCCCGCGGTCGCCGGAACCCGACCGCTCCGAGTCGTTCGTCGAGATCGACGGCCTGCGGAAGTACTACGGGGACGACGGCGTCCTCGACAGGGACCCGCCGGTGCGCGCGGTCGACGGCGTCTCCTTCGAGATCCGCCGTGGCGAGATCCTCGGGCTCGTCGGCGAGTCCGGCTGCGGAAAGACGACGCTGGGGCGGACGCTTGCCGGGTTAGAAACCGCGACGGGCGGGTCGGTGATCGCCAACGGCCGCGACGTGACGGAGCTGTCCGGGGGCGGACTCCGGGAGTGGCAGCGTGAGGTCGGCGTCGTGTTTCAGGACCCCGAAGAGAGCCTGAACGACCGGATGACCGTCGGCCAGATCGTCAAGGAGCCGCTGGAGGCACACGACTGGGGGACGCCGAGCGAACGGGAAGACCGTGTGTTCGAACTGCTCGACCGGGTCGGGCTGCTCGAAGAGCACTTCTACCGGTATCCCCACCAGTTCTCCGGTGGGCAACGCCAGCGGGTCGGGATCGCGCGGGCCCTCGCGTTGAGCCCCGAATTCCTCGTCTTGGACGAGCCGGTCAGCGCGCTCGACGTCTCGGTACAGGCCCGGATTATCAACCTCCTACGGGAGATCCAGGAGACGCTCGACATCACGATGCTGTTCATCGCCCACGATCTTTCCGTGGTGCGCCACATCACCGACCGCGTCGCCGTGATGTACCTCGGGAACCTCCTTGAGATCGGCCCGACCGAGGCGGTGTTCGACGCGCCCGCGAACCCGTACACGCTGTCGCTGCTCTCCGCGATCCCGGGGTCGACGACGCCGAAGCCAGAGTCGTTGGACCGGGTCACGCTCCGGGGGTCACCCCCGAACCCGCGGTATCCGCCCTCTGGATGTCCGTTCTCGACGCGGTGCCCGGTGAATATCCGGGCGGCCGAGACGGCCGACCTGTCGGCCGAGGCGTGGGAGGCGATCGAGGCGTTCCGAGCGGTCCTCCGCGAGCGGTCGCGGACCCAGTTCTCGCTGGCGCGGACGGTCCGACGCCGGCTCGGGATCGGGGGTGATGACACGATTCGAACGCTCGCAACGGACCTGTTCGGCGACATCGACCTCCCGGACGACGTCGCGGCGACGGTCGACGCTGCCGTCGAACGGGGAGCTTCCTCGCCGGGCGCGGCGGCAGACCTCCTCGCAGAGGAGTTCGGCTCCGTCTGCGAGGACGGCGAGGTCGACGCACACGCGGTCGACGGAGCGGACCACCGGAGCCGCTGTCTCCGTCACGAGGACGAACACGCCGACCCGTCGACGGAGCTGCGGCGGCGGTGA
- a CDS encoding helix-turn-helix domain-containing protein, with protein MSITQNTTDEQYKNAEWLEQQYVAEDRSQAEIAAECGVSSSTINRWRNKFDIEKPDTAAFDMNPSGYERWRCRASGRYDEVRVHRLLATLKVDELAELEDKHVHHKSGVEWHNTLENVEVLTPAEHRKRHAGDGSAEQTV; from the coding sequence ATGAGCATTACGCAGAACACGACCGACGAACAGTACAAAAACGCAGAGTGGCTCGAACAGCAATACGTTGCGGAAGACCGTTCTCAGGCAGAGATAGCCGCTGAGTGTGGAGTTAGTAGTTCCACAATCAACCGCTGGCGTAACAAGTTCGATATTGAGAAGCCTGATACAGCCGCGTTCGACATGAACCCAAGCGGCTACGAACGTTGGCGGTGTCGGGCCAGCGGGAGGTACGATGAAGTACGGGTTCACCGGCTACTGGCAACGTTGAAAGTAGATGAATTGGCCGAGTTGGAAGACAAGCACGTACACCACAAGAGCGGCGTAGAGTGGCACAACACGCTTGAGAACGTTGAGGTACTAACGCCGGCGGAACACAGGAAACGTCACGCGGGCGACGGCTCAGCAGAACAAACAGTCTGA
- a CDS encoding type II secretion system F family protein encodes MSRRRASGTAGTNADDALAAGGRLAVVDRVCYALFARHASDRRHDADRKRYRGTALDTGFETYLARAYGLSWVVAAAAFLPALVVAAGAAPAVAAAVEARFGAALLSAGSTASPAPTPDSVGPLRTDRAAVLVAVAAALLAKRVTVAAAGLHLRWVVATRRTDIERTLPGAVRYLELLSSGSDEPRAMLRKAADGDAYGGTATSLRKALNAARLAGSLDEGLRRVARDTPSRELLAPFLLKFRRHAATGDAALSEFLATERRMLSHRRDRARKRARRFLELLTELFVAVLVLPALLVIGATALSVVIPELLPPVSTPVGVVPTRAVVLYGAVAFLVAFGLAAAVAVGTLRPPSQRPSYEVPANPRAVLATAGRNPANTAVVAAGPAVALALWLAVAGYTLVNVALLAYAAFAVPVGVVAARRTRIDDAKDRELADFVHAVSGHVAQGRPLAEAVDAVARDVDLGVLDDDVADLAFALRSTTATGGARTGGDETGESTDVRAAAVERFVDRVGTPLAAGTLGLVTGALNAGGDADAVFETLRIEVGRLYSEQRALRSSMQPYIAVGWAAAVLVAGVVAVVNTQVVDAARLAEIAAASEAVTEPEGVYPELERFRLYVVTQATVLASGWFAGTAARGKYAALLHSGALVACCYVVFTVGGLV; translated from the coding sequence GTGAGCCGGCGGCGAGCGAGCGGCACGGCCGGGACGAACGCGGACGACGCGCTCGCGGCGGGCGGCCGGCTGGCGGTCGTCGACCGCGTCTGCTACGCGCTGTTCGCGCGCCACGCGAGCGACCGGCGGCACGACGCCGACCGGAAGCGGTACCGCGGGACCGCGCTCGACACCGGCTTCGAGACGTACCTCGCGCGGGCGTACGGCCTCTCGTGGGTCGTCGCGGCCGCCGCCTTCCTCCCGGCGCTGGTCGTCGCGGCCGGCGCGGCCCCAGCGGTCGCGGCCGCGGTCGAGGCGCGGTTCGGCGCGGCGCTGCTCTCCGCGGGGTCGACCGCGTCGCCCGCGCCGACGCCCGACTCGGTCGGGCCGCTCCGCACGGACCGGGCCGCGGTGCTCGTCGCGGTCGCGGCCGCGCTCCTCGCGAAGCGCGTGACCGTGGCGGCCGCCGGTCTCCACCTCCGGTGGGTGGTCGCGACGCGGCGGACGGACATCGAGCGCACCCTCCCCGGGGCGGTGCGGTACCTCGAACTGCTCTCCTCTGGGAGCGACGAGCCGCGGGCGATGCTCCGGAAGGCGGCCGACGGCGACGCGTACGGCGGCACCGCGACCTCGCTGCGAAAGGCGCTCAACGCCGCCCGGCTCGCCGGGAGCCTCGACGAGGGACTGCGGCGCGTCGCCCGCGACACGCCCTCCCGAGAGCTGCTCGCGCCGTTCCTGCTCAAGTTCCGGAGGCACGCGGCCACGGGCGACGCGGCGCTCTCGGAGTTCCTCGCGACCGAGCGCCGAATGTTATCCCACCGCCGGGACCGCGCCCGAAAGCGCGCCCGGCGGTTCCTCGAACTGCTCACGGAGCTGTTCGTCGCCGTGTTGGTGTTGCCGGCGCTGCTCGTCATCGGCGCGACAGCGCTGTCGGTCGTCATCCCGGAACTGCTCCCGCCGGTGTCGACGCCCGTCGGCGTCGTGCCGACCCGCGCGGTCGTCCTCTACGGCGCGGTCGCGTTCCTCGTCGCGTTCGGACTCGCGGCCGCGGTCGCGGTCGGCACGCTCCGCCCGCCGAGCCAGCGGCCGAGCTACGAGGTCCCCGCGAACCCGCGGGCGGTTCTCGCGACCGCCGGCCGCAACCCCGCGAACACTGCGGTCGTCGCCGCGGGGCCGGCCGTCGCGCTCGCGCTCTGGCTCGCGGTCGCGGGATACACGCTCGTCAACGTCGCCCTCCTCGCGTACGCCGCCTTCGCGGTACCGGTCGGCGTCGTCGCCGCGCGGCGCACTCGGATCGACGACGCGAAGGACCGCGAGCTGGCGGACTTCGTCCACGCCGTCTCGGGGCACGTCGCGCAGGGGCGCCCGCTCGCCGAGGCGGTCGACGCGGTCGCGCGCGACGTCGACCTCGGCGTCCTCGACGACGACGTGGCCGACCTCGCGTTCGCGCTGCGGTCGACGACCGCGACCGGGGGAGCGCGGACGGGAGGAGACGAGACAGGGGAGTCGACCGACGTCCGGGCGGCCGCCGTCGAGCGGTTCGTCGACCGTGTTGGGACCCCGCTCGCGGCCGGGACGCTCGGTCTCGTCACGGGGGCGCTGAACGCCGGCGGCGACGCCGACGCGGTCTTCGAGACGCTCCGGATCGAGGTCGGGCGGCTCTACAGCGAGCAGCGCGCGCTCCGGTCGTCGATGCAACCGTACATCGCGGTCGGCTGGGCCGCGGCGGTCCTCGTCGCGGGCGTCGTCGCGGTCGTGAACACGCAGGTGGTCGACGCCGCGCGGCTCGCGGAGATCGCGGCCGCGTCGGAGGCGGTGACGGAGCCGGAGGGAGTGTACCCCGAACTGGAGCGCTTCCGGCTGTACGTCGTCACGCAGGCGACCGTGCTCGCGTCCGGGTGGTTCGCTGGCACGGCGGCGCGCGGGAAGTACGCCGCGCTGCTCCACTCCGGCGCGCTGGTGGCGTGCTGTTACGTCGTGTTCACCGTGGGCGGGCTGGTGTGA